A section of the Mesobacillus jeotgali genome encodes:
- a CDS encoding MBL fold metallo-hydrolase, producing the protein MKKPVQLSKNVYLIDDYDLKMEERTGTYVLTEDRVTLIETSASPSIPFILEGLQTLRISSEDISYIIVTHIHLDHAGGAGLMLKHCPNTKVIVHPKGARHLAEPSRLIQGAKAVYGDKFTELFDPIVEIAEDRLIIKGEGDTLKISEKLTLEFLDTPGHANHHLSVFHPITKGVFTGDTAGIFYPQIYREGIEFYLPTTSPNQFNPEKMLQSMNKYKELGIERIYFGHYGMSENPGEAFRQVENWLDVFISEAERVFLNENQREKLVENITINLYNKICSHLKQQGLAEDHPIYELLYLDINVSSMGLADYLTKLNGGKH; encoded by the coding sequence TTGAAAAAGCCCGTACAATTATCAAAAAATGTCTATCTGATAGATGATTACGACCTGAAAATGGAAGAACGTACCGGTACATATGTTTTAACAGAGGACCGGGTTACGCTCATTGAAACTTCTGCCAGTCCATCCATTCCCTTTATTTTAGAAGGCTTGCAGACCCTGAGAATATCCTCAGAAGATATATCATACATAATCGTTACACATATTCATCTCGATCATGCTGGCGGTGCCGGGTTGATGCTGAAGCATTGTCCTAACACAAAAGTCATTGTCCATCCAAAAGGTGCAAGACATCTCGCTGAGCCATCCAGATTGATACAGGGAGCAAAAGCCGTTTATGGCGACAAGTTTACCGAACTATTCGACCCGATTGTTGAAATAGCGGAAGATCGATTAATCATTAAAGGTGAGGGCGATACACTTAAAATCAGCGAGAAGCTGACACTGGAATTTTTGGATACCCCGGGACACGCCAATCATCATCTCAGTGTTTTTCATCCCATAACAAAAGGAGTTTTCACGGGTGATACTGCAGGAATTTTTTATCCGCAGATTTACCGCGAAGGGATTGAATTCTATCTTCCTACAACCTCGCCAAACCAGTTTAATCCTGAAAAAATGCTGCAATCAATGAATAAATACAAGGAATTGGGAATTGAAAGGATTTACTTTGGACATTACGGCATGTCTGAAAATCCTGGAGAAGCATTCAGACAGGTGGAGAACTGGCTCGATGTTTTCATTAGTGAAGCAGAGCGAGTTTTTTTAAATGAAAACCAGCGGGAGAAGCTGGTCGAAAATATTACCATAAACCTATATAATAAAATTTGCTCCCATTTAAAACAGCAAGGTCTTGCGGAAGATCATCCGATTTACGAGCTGCTCTACCTGGACATCAATGTAAGTTCTATGGGGCTGGCAGATTATCTGACAAAACTAAACGGAGGAAAGCATTAA
- a CDS encoding YkuJ family protein — protein MSQLQGIITRLKNLQEQSNGGEPSQRFFEVNGERKCQVTYHPKTETYELEVYNDKEKPKKYQFDNIDMITIEIFDLIQ, from the coding sequence ATGTCACAGCTTCAAGGAATAATAACCCGCTTAAAGAATTTGCAAGAGCAGTCTAATGGAGGAGAGCCTTCTCAGCGCTTTTTCGAAGTGAATGGGGAGCGCAAATGCCAGGTTACATACCATCCAAAAACGGAAACGTACGAATTGGAAGTATACAACGACAAGGAAAAACCTAAGAAATATCAATTTGATAACATTGATATGATTACGATCGAGATCTTTGACCTTATTCAATAA
- the cbpB gene encoding cyclic-di-AMP-binding protein CbpB, with the protein MISLYSAEFLELSVKDLMIPSERVAHVQVGNSLEHALLVLTKSGYTAIPVLDPHYRLMGLISTPIIMDSILGLERIEFEQLESKRVEAAMNTNIPRINIKSNLQSSLDLLVDHPFLCIEDETGLFEGILTRRTVLQKMTNNVKRNHKK; encoded by the coding sequence ATGATTAGTCTTTACAGCGCTGAGTTTTTGGAATTATCGGTTAAGGACCTGATGATTCCTTCTGAACGTGTTGCCCATGTCCAAGTTGGCAATAGTCTTGAGCACGCTCTCCTTGTGCTGACAAAAAGCGGATATACAGCGATTCCTGTTCTGGATCCCCATTATCGTTTAATGGGTTTGATCAGTACACCTATCATAATGGATTCTATCCTTGGCCTGGAGAGAATCGAATTTGAGCAGCTTGAGAGCAAAAGAGTCGAAGCCGCAATGAATACAAATATCCCAAGAATCAACATCAAGTCAAACTTGCAGTCATCATTGGATTTGCTGGTGGATCACCCATTCCTTTGCATAGAAGATGAAACCGGATTATTTGAGGGTATTTTGACAAGGCGAACCGTTTTGCAAAAAATGACAAACAATGTTAAAAGGAATCATAAAAAATAG
- a CDS encoding MDR family MFS transporter, whose translation MGQAEQELAKKETKRPLVLATVMLAMFMGAVEGTIISTAMPAIVGDLGGFALYSWVFSSYLLMNAVTVLIYGKLSDLFGRKPILTFGIVIFLIGSILSGTAETMEMLIFYRFIQGFGAGAVMPIATTIVGDIYSREERAKVQGYLSSVWGISAVSGPALGGLLVEYASWRYVFWINVPLGILAIAGLWLYLHENVEKKKHKIDYPGAILLTVSVSSLMIVLVEAGTNWAWTSPKTIGLISLSVLGFIFFILQERRVEEPMMPFNIWRERSIFIANMTSLTTGVMLIGISSFLPAFVQGVMERSPIVAGFTLTAMSIGWPIASAASGNLLLSIGYRKTSLLGGAALILGSILFVTLTPEAGPLWAATASFFVGVGMGLTSTAFIVSIQSTVAWQQRGIATAANMFMRNLGNTVGAALLGGVLNSSILSYMKRKGAEDQDLSIDAANVLLNEAERMKLSPEMKSILQDALTNALHSVYIVVFIFSVVSLLFILFLPKEEKAAD comes from the coding sequence ATGGGACAAGCAGAACAAGAGCTGGCCAAGAAAGAAACAAAACGTCCTCTGGTCCTGGCAACAGTTATGCTGGCCATGTTTATGGGGGCTGTTGAGGGAACCATCATTTCAACCGCAATGCCGGCAATAGTCGGGGATTTAGGAGGGTTTGCGTTATACAGCTGGGTTTTCTCGTCATACTTGCTTATGAATGCTGTTACGGTCCTAATCTACGGAAAACTGTCCGATTTATTTGGAAGGAAACCCATCCTGACATTTGGCATTGTTATCTTTTTAATCGGCTCTATCCTTTCCGGAACTGCAGAAACCATGGAGATGCTGATTTTTTACCGGTTTATCCAGGGGTTTGGCGCAGGGGCTGTCATGCCTATAGCTACAACGATTGTAGGGGATATCTATTCACGGGAGGAAAGGGCTAAAGTTCAGGGGTACCTCTCCAGTGTGTGGGGGATTTCAGCTGTTTCAGGACCTGCACTCGGAGGCCTTCTTGTGGAATATGCAAGCTGGAGATACGTATTTTGGATCAATGTTCCACTCGGTATACTTGCCATTGCAGGACTCTGGCTGTATCTCCATGAGAATGTCGAGAAAAAGAAGCATAAAATTGATTATCCAGGAGCTATATTGCTGACTGTATCAGTTAGTTCATTGATGATTGTCCTGGTGGAGGCTGGAACGAACTGGGCATGGACTTCTCCAAAAACAATCGGGTTAATCAGCTTGAGCGTTCTCGGATTCATTTTCTTTATCCTTCAGGAGAGAAGGGTAGAAGAGCCGATGATGCCATTTAATATTTGGCGTGAACGGTCGATTTTTATCGCGAATATGACTTCGTTGACAACAGGTGTCATGCTCATTGGCATATCAAGCTTTTTGCCAGCATTTGTCCAGGGTGTCATGGAAAGGTCACCTATCGTAGCTGGTTTTACACTGACGGCTATGTCAATTGGCTGGCCTATTGCATCTGCAGCCAGCGGAAACCTTTTACTTAGTATTGGCTATCGAAAAACCTCGCTGTTAGGAGGTGCTGCATTAATCCTTGGCAGCATTCTGTTTGTTACACTTACCCCTGAAGCTGGTCCATTATGGGCGGCTACCGCATCATTTTTCGTAGGAGTGGGGATGGGACTGACAAGTACCGCTTTCATTGTGTCAATCCAAAGTACGGTTGCCTGGCAGCAAAGGGGAATTGCCACAGCAGCCAATATGTTCATGAGGAACCTTGGCAATACAGTTGGTGCGGCCTTACTGGGCGGTGTGCTTAACAGCAGTATATTGAGCTATATGAAAAGAAAAGGAGCTGAAGATCAGGATCTTTCAATCGATGCAGCTAACGTGCTGCTCAATGAAGCAGAACGAATGAAGCTATCTCCGGAAATGAAAAGCATTCTCCAGGATGCTCTGACAAACGCCCTGCATTCTGTTTATATTGTTGTGTTCATATTCTCAGTCGTTAGCTTGCTGTTCATTCTATTCCTGCCAAAAGAAGAAAAAGCTGCAGATTAA
- a CDS encoding LysR family transcriptional regulator, translating into MSSISEFHLLSVLAQEMNMRKAAERLFVSQPALSQRLQSIEKDWGTKLFLRSQKGLTLTPAGEVVLQFVNETIAREEKARETIHALNAEVYGTLKIAVASIVGQNWLPQVLKKYVNRYPQAKISLVTGWSSEISRALYEDQVHVGIIRGTPDWKGVKIHLFKDNLYLVDTEITSPEQVLETDRPFIQFKSDSNYYQEIQDWWLRQFQTAPKRTIIVDQIETCKQMTFNGIGYAILPAITLNGAEKDIFKVPLHDENNEPLGRDTWLLGYESAFQLKQVQAFIEIVKEHIVDSKKTIN; encoded by the coding sequence ATGTCATCAATTTCAGAATTTCATTTATTATCAGTGCTAGCACAGGAAATGAATATGAGAAAGGCCGCGGAAAGACTATTTGTTTCTCAGCCGGCTTTGTCTCAGCGCCTGCAATCCATAGAGAAGGATTGGGGCACGAAGCTTTTTCTTCGGTCTCAAAAGGGGCTAACCCTGACTCCCGCGGGAGAGGTTGTACTCCAATTTGTTAATGAGACAATTGCCAGGGAAGAAAAAGCGAGAGAAACAATCCATGCTTTAAATGCGGAAGTATATGGCACTCTTAAAATAGCTGTGGCTTCGATTGTAGGCCAAAATTGGCTGCCTCAGGTGCTGAAGAAATATGTTAACCGTTATCCTCAAGCTAAAATTTCGCTGGTGACCGGCTGGAGCAGTGAAATATCAAGGGCACTTTACGAGGATCAGGTTCATGTTGGAATCATAAGGGGAACACCAGACTGGAAGGGTGTCAAGATCCACCTTTTCAAAGACAATCTCTACTTGGTTGACACTGAGATTACCAGTCCGGAACAAGTGTTGGAAACAGACCGGCCGTTCATCCAGTTTAAAAGTGATTCTAATTACTATCAGGAAATTCAGGATTGGTGGCTGCGGCAATTCCAGACAGCGCCTAAAAGAACAATCATTGTCGACCAAATTGAGACCTGCAAGCAAATGACCTTCAATGGCATCGGTTATGCAATCCTTCCGGCAATTACTCTCAATGGTGCTGAAAAGGACATCTTCAAAGTCCCTCTTCACGACGAAAACAATGAACCATTAGGGAGGGACACCTGGCTTCTTGGCTACGAGTCAGCTTTCCAATTAAAGCAGGTTCAGGCCTTCATTGAAATCGTCAAGGAACACATAGTGGATTCAAAGAAAACCATTAATTAG
- the dapD gene encoding 2,3,4,5-tetrahydropyridine-2,6-dicarboxylate N-acetyltransferase — MKMMDANEIISFIQNSKKATPVKVYIKGDLEGIDFGENTKSFISGNTGVIFGEWAEINPAIEANQAKIEDYVIENDRRNSAIPLLDMKNIKARIEPGAIIRDQVEIGDNAVIMMGASINIGAVVGEGTMIDMNVVLGGRATVGKNCHIGAGSVLAGVIEPPSAKPVIVEDDVVIGANAVVLEGVTVGKGAVVAAGAIVIDDVPPYTVVAGTPARVIKEIDEKTKSKTEIKQELRQL; from the coding sequence ATGAAGATGATGGATGCGAACGAAATTATTTCGTTCATTCAAAATAGCAAAAAAGCCACACCGGTAAAAGTATATATTAAAGGTGACCTGGAAGGAATCGACTTTGGCGAGAATACCAAGTCCTTCATCTCCGGCAACACTGGTGTCATTTTCGGTGAGTGGGCCGAAATCAACCCGGCTATCGAAGCCAATCAGGCTAAAATCGAAGATTATGTAATTGAAAATGACCGCAGAAATTCTGCAATCCCATTACTTGATATGAAGAATATCAAAGCGCGTATTGAACCGGGCGCCATCATCAGGGACCAGGTTGAAATTGGCGATAACGCCGTGATCATGATGGGAGCCTCCATCAATATCGGTGCTGTCGTCGGCGAAGGCACGATGATTGATATGAATGTAGTCCTTGGAGGACGCGCGACAGTCGGAAAGAACTGCCACATTGGTGCAGGTTCTGTTCTTGCTGGTGTTATTGAGCCACCTTCAGCAAAGCCTGTTATTGTTGAAGATGATGTAGTCATCGGGGCAAATGCAGTTGTCCTTGAAGGGGTGACAGTTGGCAAGGGAGCAGTGGTTGCTGCAGGTGCAATTGTCATCGATGATGTGCCTCCGTACACAGTCGTAGCCGGAACACCCGCCCGTGTCATCAAGGAAATCGATGAAAAAACCAAATCAAAAACTGAAATCAAGCAGGAGCTTCGCCAGCTTTAA
- a CDS encoding N-acetyldiaminopimelate deacetylase has protein sequence MKWNTFIKIRRDLHQIPELGFKEFKTQAYLLDVLKNLPQDRLEVRTWKTGIFVKIEGKNPKKTIGYRADIDGLPISEATGLEFQSLHPGQMHACGHDLHMTIALGLITFFTEHPIDDHLLFIFQPAEEGPGGAEPMLKTEVMQEWKPDMILALHIAPEYPVGTIATKEGLLFANTSELFIDLKGKGGHAAYPHQTNDMVVAACALVNQLQSVVSRNVDPLDSAVITIGKITGGTVQNIIAETARLEGTIRTLSVESMARVKERIEALVKGIEIGYQCETAIDYGAMYHQVYNNEEIARDFIAFAEKKENVEVVVCNEAMTGEDFGYMLKEIPGIMFWLGVNSGHGLHHAKLNPDEEAIKTAIELLTEYIVYKSK, from the coding sequence ATGAAATGGAACACTTTCATTAAAATTAGAAGGGATTTACATCAGATTCCTGAATTGGGGTTCAAGGAGTTCAAGACGCAGGCGTATCTCCTTGATGTTTTAAAAAATCTTCCTCAGGACCGACTGGAAGTACGGACATGGAAAACGGGTATCTTTGTTAAAATTGAAGGAAAGAACCCGAAGAAGACGATCGGATACAGGGCAGATATTGACGGCCTTCCGATATCCGAAGCAACAGGGCTGGAATTCCAGTCCCTTCATCCAGGACAGATGCACGCTTGTGGCCATGATTTGCATATGACTATCGCTCTTGGACTGATTACATTCTTCACAGAGCATCCGATCGATGATCATTTGCTGTTTATTTTCCAGCCGGCAGAAGAAGGACCAGGTGGTGCAGAACCTATGCTCAAGACCGAAGTCATGCAGGAATGGAAGCCTGATATGATCCTTGCCTTGCACATAGCCCCTGAATATCCTGTGGGTACGATTGCAACAAAGGAAGGCCTGTTATTTGCCAATACTTCAGAATTGTTCATAGACCTTAAAGGGAAAGGGGGACATGCCGCTTATCCACACCAAACAAACGACATGGTCGTTGCTGCATGTGCCCTTGTGAACCAGCTTCAATCGGTTGTCTCAAGAAATGTTGATCCCCTTGATAGTGCTGTGATCACAATCGGCAAAATCACCGGAGGAACTGTGCAGAACATCATCGCTGAAACAGCTAGACTGGAAGGAACAATCCGTACTTTGTCTGTAGAATCCATGGCAAGAGTCAAGGAGAGAATCGAGGCACTGGTCAAAGGCATTGAAATAGGCTATCAATGTGAAACTGCAATAGACTATGGAGCCATGTACCATCAGGTTTATAATAATGAGGAAATAGCACGTGACTTTATCGCCTTCGCCGAAAAAAAGGAAAACGTAGAAGTGGTGGTTTGCAATGAAGCTATGACTGGCGAAGACTTCGGCTACATGCTGAAAGAGATTCCAGGAATCATGTTCTGGCTGGGTGTAAATTCAGGTCATGGGCTCCATCATGCCAAATTGAACCCCGATGAAGAAGCCATCAAAACTGCCATTGAGTTATTGACAGAATATATTGTGTATAAAAGTAAATAA
- a CDS encoding TlpA family protein disulfide reductase, with product MRLRHPMPEISGATEWLNGEVTREQLVGEKPTLIHFWAISCHLCKVAMPLVNELRDNYKDKLNVLAVHMPRSENDMNMETIKQIAAEHNIIQPIFIDDKHILTELFENQYVPAYYLFDKNGLLRHFQAGGSGLKMLEQRLNRVVEETENQNMTSS from the coding sequence ATGAGATTACGTCATCCAATGCCAGAAATATCGGGAGCCACTGAATGGCTGAATGGGGAAGTAACCAGAGAGCAACTGGTTGGTGAAAAGCCGACGTTGATCCACTTTTGGGCAATCAGCTGCCATTTATGCAAGGTAGCGATGCCACTGGTGAATGAACTTCGTGACAATTACAAAGATAAATTGAATGTTTTGGCTGTCCATATGCCCCGGTCAGAAAATGACATGAATATGGAAACAATCAAACAGATTGCAGCAGAACATAACATCATCCAGCCCATCTTCATTGACGATAAACATATATTGACAGAGCTGTTTGAAAACCAATACGTCCCAGCATATTACCTTTTTGATAAAAATGGGTTGTTAAGGCATTTCCAGGCTGGCGGAAGCGGATTGAAGATGCTGGAACAGCGATTAAACCGAGTGGTCGAAGAAACAGAAAACCAAAATATGACATCATCTTAA
- a CDS encoding ABC transporter ATP-binding protein, with the protein METFKKLKEYYWPFKNYFIWSIFFMLIVTAITVVYPMILQLTIDEAVIGGRYEMIPVLAAGFVGFMIVKGICTYIYQYTGDLFGILSVYKLRNSLYEKLQFLSFRYYDNAKTGDLMSRLTADVEGFRFFLSFGFSELIRFVLLIGISFSVMFYYSIPLTLVTLATLPFLAVVVYKFDKAVHPAFRGIRKSFGKLNTKVQENISGINTVKSLSREDYEIGRFNDSNGNYKDQYLFTSEIWAKYFPLMEFLGNLSVVLLLGYGGFLVMDGSLLPGELVAFYSLVWYIMWPIMNLGFVVNLFSQSKASGERLLEILEADADIEEKEGALQIEKLSGEVEFNHVTLRYGEDENEALYDISFKAKPGQTIGLIGSTGSGKTSITQLMTRFYEPVSGEVLIDGRDIKDYSLRSLRSNIGIVLQESFLFSSSIKANISYGNPNATMDEIIAAAKRAQAHSFIMELPDQYDTILGERGMGLSGGQKQRIAIARAICVNPSILILDDATSAVDMETEFKIQQALLEVMKGRTTFIIAHRISSLKHADEILVLENGSIAERGTHEKLIKNGGTYQKIYDIQFKDRKKVMQTG; encoded by the coding sequence ATGGAGACATTCAAAAAATTGAAGGAGTATTATTGGCCTTTTAAAAACTACTTTATATGGTCGATATTCTTTATGTTAATTGTAACGGCAATCACGGTGGTTTATCCGATGATTCTTCAGCTAACAATCGACGAAGCTGTCATTGGCGGAAGGTATGAAATGATACCAGTTTTGGCTGCAGGATTCGTAGGATTCATGATTGTTAAAGGGATTTGTACTTATATTTATCAATATACAGGGGACCTATTCGGGATCCTATCTGTATATAAACTGAGAAACTCGCTTTATGAGAAACTTCAATTTCTTTCCTTTCGTTATTATGACAATGCAAAGACAGGGGATTTGATGTCTCGCCTCACTGCAGATGTTGAAGGATTTCGCTTTTTTCTTAGCTTTGGCTTTTCTGAACTGATTCGTTTTGTTCTTTTAATCGGCATTAGCTTTTCTGTGATGTTCTATTATTCCATACCACTGACCCTGGTGACCCTGGCGACACTTCCTTTTCTGGCAGTAGTTGTTTATAAATTTGACAAGGCAGTTCATCCCGCTTTCAGGGGGATCCGAAAATCTTTTGGAAAATTGAACACGAAAGTTCAGGAAAATATCAGTGGTATCAACACGGTTAAATCCCTTTCACGTGAAGATTATGAGATTGGGAGATTCAATGATTCGAATGGGAATTATAAGGATCAGTATCTATTTACATCAGAGATTTGGGCGAAATATTTTCCGCTCATGGAGTTTCTGGGAAATTTAAGTGTTGTACTGTTATTAGGTTATGGCGGCTTTCTTGTCATGGATGGTTCCCTGCTTCCAGGAGAGTTAGTCGCTTTTTACAGCCTTGTCTGGTACATTATGTGGCCCATCATGAACCTGGGATTTGTGGTGAATTTATTTTCACAATCAAAAGCATCTGGTGAAAGATTATTAGAAATCCTGGAAGCTGATGCTGATATTGAAGAGAAAGAAGGAGCATTGCAGATAGAGAAGCTTTCCGGAGAGGTAGAATTTAATCATGTGACCCTAAGATATGGAGAAGATGAAAATGAGGCCTTATATGATATTTCCTTTAAGGCAAAGCCCGGACAGACGATTGGACTGATTGGATCGACAGGGTCAGGAAAAACTAGCATAACCCAGCTGATGACAAGATTTTATGAACCTGTTTCAGGCGAGGTACTCATTGATGGCAGGGATATCAAGGATTATTCGCTCCGTTCACTTCGCAGCAATATCGGAATTGTTCTGCAGGAATCATTCTTGTTTTCTTCATCAATTAAAGCCAATATTTCTTATGGAAATCCAAACGCGACGATGGATGAAATCATTGCTGCAGCAAAAAGGGCTCAGGCTCATAGTTTCATAATGGAACTGCCAGATCAATACGATACAATTCTTGGCGAAAGAGGCATGGGGCTTTCAGGAGGCCAAAAGCAAAGGATTGCCATTGCAAGGGCAATCTGTGTCAATCCGAGCATTTTGATCCTGGATGATGCCACAAGTGCTGTTGATATGGAGACTGAATTCAAAATACAGCAGGCATTATTGGAAGTCATGAAGGGACGGACTACCTTTATTATCGCACACCGCATTTCCTCACTAAAGCATGCCGATGAAATTCTTGTGCTCGAGAATGGATCCATTGCTGAACGCGGGACCCATGAAAAATTGATAAAGAACGGCGGAACATATCAAAAAATCTATGATATCCAGTTCAAAGACCGTAAAAAGGTGATGCAAACTGGCTGA
- a CDS encoding ABC transporter ATP-binding protein, with the protein MSRKSNTQVLKRFHYSTDQVIDKPFNWKQMLRLFSYMLPYNKTLVPLSIAMVLITTAVRLVIPILIGIYTLDRAVKNKDGTMLFWLVAFIGGLYAASYIANIFRIRWMNQLGQNVIYDLRKHLFTHVQNLSHRFFDQRSAGSILVRIMNDINSLQELFTNGVINLLMDMVLLIGIFFILFSLSPQLTLAIMVILPIMFLISTKLRKNIRRSWQDVRMKQSKLNSHLNESIQGIRVTQSFTQERENMAFFDGVNDETFQSWKSASQKNAMFRPMVELTNALGTAVLIWYGASLIQNGTISIGVFVSFAFYLGMFWEPISRLGQVYNQLLMGMASSERIFEFLDEKPIVSEADNPIELEDLRGEIKFEKVVFSYDDKRTALKGISLEMQAGQTVALVGHTGSGKTTIANLISRFYDPTSGKVLVDGYDLKDISIGSLRKYISIVLQDTFIFSGTIYDNILFGRPDATEEEVKAAAEAVGAAEFIEKLPNGYKTEVEERGNILSVGERQLLSFARALLANPRILIMDEATASIDTETEMKIQKALKTLLKGRTAIIIAHRLSTIREADNIFVLENGLIIERGNHEQLMDLQGEYHDLVKAQFNMLDAV; encoded by the coding sequence TTGAGCAGGAAAAGCAATACGCAAGTGCTAAAAAGGTTTCACTATTCAACGGATCAAGTAATCGATAAGCCTTTTAACTGGAAACAGATGTTAAGGCTTTTCAGTTACATGCTGCCGTACAATAAAACACTAGTGCCTCTGTCGATTGCGATGGTATTAATCACAACGGCGGTCAGGCTTGTTATTCCAATTTTAATTGGAATTTACACTCTTGACAGGGCTGTGAAAAACAAGGATGGAACGATGCTTTTTTGGCTGGTTGCTTTCATTGGGGGATTATATGCAGCCTCCTATATCGCGAATATTTTCCGGATTCGCTGGATGAATCAATTGGGGCAAAATGTCATATATGATTTGCGTAAGCACTTGTTCACGCATGTGCAGAATCTTTCTCACCGTTTTTTTGATCAGCGTTCTGCTGGCTCGATACTAGTCCGGATCATGAATGATATAAATTCACTCCAGGAACTGTTCACTAATGGTGTCATCAATCTGCTGATGGATATGGTCCTGTTGATCGGAATATTTTTTATCCTGTTCTCGTTAAGTCCGCAGCTTACATTGGCAATCATGGTGATCCTGCCAATAATGTTCTTAATTTCAACAAAGCTTAGAAAAAATATCAGGCGCTCCTGGCAGGATGTTCGTATGAAGCAATCTAAGCTCAATTCACACTTGAATGAAAGCATACAGGGAATCAGGGTTACACAATCATTTACTCAAGAAAGAGAAAATATGGCTTTCTTCGATGGAGTTAATGACGAAACGTTTCAAAGCTGGAAGTCAGCTTCACAAAAAAATGCCATGTTCAGGCCAATGGTGGAATTAACAAATGCCCTTGGAACGGCAGTTTTAATCTGGTATGGCGCCAGCTTAATCCAAAATGGAACCATTTCCATTGGCGTATTCGTTTCTTTTGCCTTTTATCTTGGGATGTTTTGGGAACCAATCTCCAGATTGGGGCAGGTGTATAATCAGCTGTTGATGGGGATGGCATCATCTGAACGGATCTTTGAATTCCTTGATGAAAAGCCAATTGTCTCAGAAGCTGATAATCCTATCGAATTGGAAGACCTCCGCGGTGAAATAAAATTTGAAAAAGTTGTATTTTCCTATGATGATAAACGTACAGCACTGAAGGGAATCAGCCTTGAGATGCAGGCTGGCCAGACTGTGGCGCTGGTAGGGCATACCGGATCAGGAAAGACCACAATCGCAAATCTGATCAGCCGGTTCTATGACCCGACATCAGGAAAAGTCTTGGTTGACGGGTATGATCTAAAAGATATTTCAATCGGCAGCCTCAGAAAATATATCAGTATTGTTTTGCAGGATACCTTTATTTTTTCCGGAACGATTTATGATAATATTCTTTTCGGAAGGCCGGATGCAACAGAGGAGGAAGTCAAGGCTGCAGCTGAAGCGGTAGGAGCAGCCGAGTTCATTGAAAAGCTGCCAAATGGCTATAAAACAGAAGTGGAAGAACGGGGAAATATCCTCTCTGTAGGGGAACGGCAGCTTCTATCCTTTGCCAGGGCATTGCTTGCTAATCCGCGTATCCTGATCATGGATGAAGCAACAGCAAGCATCGATACAGAAACAGAAATGAAAATCCAGAAAGCGCTGAAGACACTGTTGAAAGGCAGAACAGCAATAATCATTGCCCATAGGCTGTCTACCATCAGGGAAGCGGATAATATTTTCGTTCTGGAAAATGGATTGATCATCGAACGAGGGAATCATGAACAGTTGATGGACCTCCAGGGAGAATATCATGACCTGGTCAAGGCACAGTTCAATATGCTGGATGCAGTTTAA